The proteins below are encoded in one region of Methanoculleus taiwanensis:
- a CDS encoding MFS transporter, translating into MGSEFTVDAATLAWVSSSYLLASVIFLLPAGRLGDSRGRVWVFLLGTVIYTAGSLLTLLTASIEMLLVFRFLQGIGGAMIFANSVALITHLYPPGERGYAIGINVTAVYAGLSLGPFLGGLLTQFFGWRSIFLVTAVLAIPVLLYAGKFPAFLNERHHDRFDVPGLLLSSVFLFCFFVGLTLATTTAGLLLLAVSLVLGIAFYLVEKRQPSPLLPVTIIEENRVFAFSNAAALINYSATFAVAFLLSLYLQYIRGFEPAAAGTLLLIQPIVQVFVAPISGRLSDRILPGYVASAGLAVSAVGLFGFSLLTAETPLEAIAALLLIVGIGLGLFSSPNTNAIMSSVEPRSYGSASAMVAAMRSLGMMVSMGTVMVIFAVIMGATTVSPAIFPEFLVSVQVSFTVFFLLTVLGIFFSLKRNRTAATEA; encoded by the coding sequence ATCGGATCGGAGTTTACCGTCGATGCGGCCACCCTTGCATGGGTATCAAGCTCGTACCTCCTCGCCTCCGTCATCTTTCTCCTGCCTGCCGGCCGCCTCGGCGATTCCCGGGGGCGGGTATGGGTTTTCCTCCTCGGCACGGTCATCTACACGGCAGGCTCCCTGCTGACACTGCTCACCGCATCGATAGAGATGCTCCTTGTCTTCCGGTTCCTGCAGGGGATCGGGGGCGCGATGATCTTCGCAAACAGCGTGGCGCTCATCACTCACCTCTACCCCCCCGGTGAACGGGGATATGCCATCGGGATCAACGTAACGGCGGTCTATGCAGGTCTCTCCCTCGGCCCGTTCCTCGGCGGTCTCCTCACCCAGTTCTTCGGATGGCGGAGCATCTTTCTCGTCACCGCCGTGCTGGCGATACCGGTGCTGCTCTACGCCGGAAAGTTTCCTGCCTTCTTAAACGAGCGGCATCACGATCGCTTCGACGTTCCCGGGCTGCTCCTCTCATCGGTCTTCCTCTTCTGCTTCTTCGTCGGGCTCACTCTGGCGACCACGACCGCGGGACTGCTCCTCCTCGCCGTTTCGCTTGTCCTCGGTATCGCCTTCTATCTGGTTGAAAAACGGCAGCCGTCTCCGCTGCTCCCGGTAACAATCATCGAAGAAAATCGGGTCTTCGCCTTCTCCAACGCAGCCGCGCTGATCAACTACAGCGCCACCTTTGCGGTGGCGTTCCTCCTTTCGCTCTACCTCCAGTACATCAGGGGATTTGAGCCGGCGGCAGCAGGCACGCTCCTCCTGATCCAGCCGATCGTACAGGTCTTTGTCGCCCCCATCTCCGGCCGCCTCTCGGACAGGATACTGCCGGGCTACGTCGCGTCTGCCGGTCTTGCCGTCTCCGCCGTCGGTCTCTTCGGCTTTTCGCTGCTCACCGCGGAGACGCCGCTCGAGGCGATCGCCGCCCTGCTCCTGATCGTCGGTATCGGCCTCGGCCTCTTCTCCTCCCCGAATACCAATGCCATCATGAGCAGCGTCGAGCCCCGCTCCTACGGCAGTGCATCCGCGATGGTGGCTGCCATGCGGTCGCTTGGGATGATGGTGAGCATGGGAACGGTCATGGTGATCTTCGCCGTGATCATGGGTGCAACGACCGTAAGCCCTGCTATCTTCCCGGAGTTTCTGGTGAGTGTGCAGGTGAGCTTCACCGTTTTCTTCCTCCTCACCGTCCTCGGCATCTTTTTCTCCCTCAAGCGGAATCGGACTGCCGCAACCGAAGCATAA
- a CDS encoding ATP-binding protein, translating to MELVIGKMGDREIAVDAQELVTGRTCIIAQSGAGKSWSIAVLCEQLCKAGIGFCLIDTEGEYCSLKDRFDLLWVGSGDDCDLDIERVDLSELMENAIRSGTAVIYDVSETDMQEKVAGLATVLYDLESGLRKPYLLIVEEADKFIPQSGESVKKIEEISRRGRKRGLGLLVATQRPSLVVKNVLSQCNNQIIGKLSIENDLKAVSVFFGSKKEVEELSTLEPGDFFVMGGLMREKVKMKFSRRETEHRGLTPTLTPAKPGRQKKPRPPVSPPVQTAAPRPTPPAPPGDEAIVPVLIREEAIDIAKGKRRRRLPFLEPEERIVTAETIYWPLALVEVRYIGGLLRKTTKTASFLIELVSGHFAAVSRGMKILPGVAELVGLDETAVRAIAHLPSGGSTLPELEADLRQPPDVVKKAVKELEKRKLVTVVKAQGGATLYMPLLLHELPRFSSLRQVLEVKTEPLREPGRPVEIREADLRSILKALEPTLEITGWRTVYYPVYEIRFASADSERTLFLDGISGKELGLPARRER from the coding sequence ATGGAGCTCGTGATCGGGAAGATGGGAGACCGTGAGATCGCGGTCGATGCCCAGGAACTTGTGACGGGGCGTACCTGTATCATTGCGCAGTCCGGGGCAGGAAAGAGCTGGAGCATTGCCGTCCTCTGCGAGCAGCTCTGCAAGGCCGGGATCGGGTTCTGCCTCATCGATACGGAAGGGGAGTACTGTTCCCTGAAAGATCGGTTCGACCTGCTCTGGGTGGGTTCGGGCGACGACTGCGATCTGGATATCGAACGGGTCGACTTATCGGAGCTGATGGAGAACGCCATCCGTTCCGGCACCGCGGTGATCTACGACGTCTCCGAGACGGATATGCAGGAGAAGGTCGCCGGGCTTGCCACCGTTCTTTACGATCTCGAATCGGGACTCCGAAAACCCTACCTGCTCATCGTCGAAGAAGCGGACAAATTCATCCCGCAATCAGGTGAATCGGTCAAGAAGATCGAGGAGATCTCCCGTCGGGGCAGAAAGCGGGGACTCGGCCTCCTCGTTGCGACTCAGCGCCCGTCGCTCGTCGTCAAGAACGTCCTCTCGCAGTGCAACAACCAGATCATCGGGAAACTCTCTATCGAGAATGATCTCAAGGCGGTGAGCGTCTTCTTCGGCTCCAAAAAGGAGGTTGAGGAACTCTCGACGCTTGAGCCGGGGGATTTCTTCGTGATGGGTGGGCTTATGCGCGAGAAGGTGAAGATGAAGTTTTCGAGGCGGGAGACCGAGCACCGGGGGCTGACACCGACACTCACGCCCGCGAAACCCGGTCGGCAGAAGAAACCCCGCCCGCCGGTATCACCACCGGTTCAGACAGCCGCTCCCCGCCCGACACCGCCCGCACCGCCCGGGGACGAGGCGATCGTTCCCGTCCTGATCCGTGAAGAGGCGATCGATATCGCGAAGGGAAAACGAAGGCGCAGGCTCCCGTTCCTCGAGCCTGAAGAGCGAATTGTCACTGCGGAGACGATCTACTGGCCTCTCGCCCTCGTCGAGGTGCGCTACATCGGCGGCCTGCTGCGAAAAACGACGAAAACCGCCTCGTTCCTCATCGAGCTCGTCTCCGGGCATTTCGCCGCGGTGAGCCGCGGGATGAAGATCCTGCCCGGCGTCGCCGAGCTCGTGGGGCTTGACGAGACGGCGGTGAGAGCGATCGCCCATCTGCCGTCAGGAGGTTCGACCCTTCCCGAGCTGGAGGCTGATCTACGCCAGCCTCCCGATGTGGTGAAGAAGGCGGTGAAGGAACTCGAGAAGCGGAAGCTCGTCACCGTGGTGAAGGCACAGGGCGGCGCGACCCTCTACATGCCGCTTCTGCTCCACGAGCTCCCGCGCTTCTCGTCCCTGCGCCAGGTGCTTGAGGTGAAGACAGAACCGCTCCGGGAACCGGGGAGGCCGGTTGAGATCCGTGAGGCCGATCTTCGGTCGATTCTCAAAGCGCTTGAGCCGACGCTCGAGATTACGGGGTGGAGAACGGTATACTATCCGGTCTACGAGATCCGGTTCGCTTCGGCGGACAGCGAGCGCACGCTCTTCCTTGACGGTATCTCCGGTAAGGAGCTCGGCCTCCCTGCTCGCCGGGAGCGTTGA
- a CDS encoding rubredoxin has protein sequence MDRWKCTKCGYVYDPRYGDRDGGIAAGTAFEDIPETWKCPRCGAGKNKFVKIEQK, from the coding sequence ATGGACAGATGGAAGTGCACGAAGTGCGGCTACGTCTACGACCCGCGGTACGGCGACCGTGACGGTGGGATAGCAGCGGGAACGGCTTTTGAGGACATTCCTGAGACCTGGAAGTGTCCCCGGTGCGGCGCTGGGAAGAACAAGTTTGTGAAGATCGAGCAGAAGTGA
- a CDS encoding ATP-binding cassette domain-containing protein: MLQITELSKTLGSFALKGVSLSIADGEYFIILGPTGAGKTILLETIAGIHAPDAGSITMDGHEISRMEPKERGVGMVYQDYMLFPHLTVEENIGFGLKQRSIDPAAIRKQVGEAAEMLGIGHLLERYPGTLSGGEQQRAAIARALVIKPRILLLDEPLSALDVTTRERLRRELVLIHRRTKITIIHITHHFEDLFALAERAAVMQNGTVVQVGTPEEIFKRPHTEFIANFTGMENLIRGISTVHDTEASIDLGRITVTALTDIEGEVVVGIRPEEVIISAGPIASGARNSYRGVITDIRPNGMFSWVTIDIGEPLTGVLTPQSLATMNLAVGENVYATFKASAVHVFAA; encoded by the coding sequence GTGCTGCAGATTACCGAACTATCAAAAACCCTCGGGAGTTTCGCCCTCAAGGGCGTGAGCCTCTCCATCGCAGACGGCGAGTATTTCATCATCCTCGGCCCTACCGGTGCCGGAAAGACCATCCTCCTCGAAACGATCGCGGGCATCCACGCTCCCGATGCGGGAAGCATTACCATGGACGGGCATGAGATCTCCCGGATGGAGCCGAAGGAACGGGGGGTGGGGATGGTGTACCAGGACTACATGCTCTTTCCCCACCTGACAGTCGAGGAGAATATCGGATTCGGCCTCAAGCAACGGAGTATCGACCCGGCGGCAATCCGGAAACAGGTCGGGGAAGCGGCGGAGATGCTTGGTATCGGGCACCTGCTTGAGCGGTATCCGGGCACTCTTTCCGGCGGAGAGCAGCAGCGGGCGGCAATCGCCCGCGCCCTCGTCATCAAACCCCGGATCCTCCTCCTCGATGAGCCGCTCAGCGCACTGGATGTCACCACCCGCGAACGGCTGCGCCGGGAGCTTGTTTTGATTCACCGGAGGACGAAGATCACGATCATCCATATCACTCATCACTTTGAAGATCTCTTCGCGCTGGCAGAGCGGGCCGCCGTGATGCAGAACGGCACGGTCGTCCAGGTGGGAACACCCGAGGAGATCTTCAAGCGGCCGCACACGGAGTTCATCGCAAACTTCACAGGCATGGAGAATTTGATCAGGGGGATCTCAACCGTTCACGACACCGAAGCATCCATCGACCTCGGGCGAATCACCGTTACCGCACTGACCGATATCGAAGGAGAGGTCGTCGTCGGGATACGACCGGAAGAAGTGATCATCTCGGCCGGGCCGATTGCATCCGGTGCACGGAACTCATACCGGGGAGTAATAACCGATATACGGCCAAACGGTATGTTTTCATGGGTCACCATCGATATCGGGGAGCCCCTGACCGGCGTCCTCACACCGCAGAGCCTTGCCACTATGAACCTCGCAGTGGGAGAGAACGTCTACGCTACGTTCAAGGCCTCGGCCGTTCACGTCTTTGCCGCATGA
- a CDS encoding ABC transporter permease: MHRRFSTPTIFSATFLAISTALLVFMVAVIAGLVLYPSLPQLIASLTSAEILFAIQLSLITSAISTALCIIIAVPVAYAMTRFSFPGKSLANVVVNLPLSLPPLVAGVALLIFFGPSLVGTVLRASGIDIVYTVTAIVVAQFFVNVPYMIRITRSAFETINPRYEHVARTLGCSDWGAFRQVTLPLATQGLVAGLVITWSKSIGEFGAVLLLAGATTMKTETLPIAVYLNISTGELNEAIAASVILIGIALVSLLVFERYGDGTRIL; encoded by the coding sequence ATGCATCGGAGATTCTCCACCCCAACCATCTTTTCGGCGACGTTTCTTGCGATTTCGACAGCCCTGCTCGTCTTTATGGTCGCTGTCATTGCCGGGCTCGTTCTCTATCCGTCGCTGCCGCAGCTCATTGCGAGCCTCACCTCTGCAGAGATTCTCTTTGCCATCCAGCTCTCACTGATCACATCAGCGATCTCCACCGCACTCTGCATCATCATCGCTGTCCCGGTCGCCTATGCAATGACCCGGTTCTCATTTCCCGGCAAATCGCTTGCCAACGTCGTCGTGAATCTGCCCCTGTCGCTCCCGCCGCTCGTGGCGGGTGTCGCTCTGCTGATCTTCTTCGGCCCCTCCCTCGTCGGCACGGTGCTGCGGGCGTCGGGAATTGATATAGTATACACCGTAACCGCAATCGTCGTGGCGCAGTTCTTCGTGAACGTACCCTACATGATCCGGATCACCCGCTCCGCCTTCGAGACGATCAACCCCCGCTACGAGCACGTCGCACGGACGCTCGGGTGCTCCGACTGGGGCGCATTCCGGCAGGTCACCCTCCCCCTTGCGACACAGGGGCTGGTTGCGGGTCTGGTCATCACCTGGTCAAAGTCCATCGGGGAGTTCGGGGCGGTACTTCTCCTGGCAGGCGCTACAACGATGAAGACGGAGACCCTGCCGATCGCCGTCTACCTGAACATATCCACCGGGGAACTGAACGAGGCCATCGCCGCCTCGGTCATTCTCATCGGCATCGCTCTCGTCTCGCTCCTGGTCTTCGAGCGCTACGGGGACGGGACAAGGATACTCTAG
- the modA gene encoding molybdate ABC transporter substrate-binding protein, translating into MRRHSTLIILTAIFVGCILFAGCTGTQSTVTADNTTTGSPGETLFVYSGAGLKAPMQEIGTVFGEKHGATVECTYAGSGALITQMELSQKGDVFMPGGTPDYAIAVNKGLVSDDPQYVAYHVPVIAVAKGNPKNITCIEDFTRSGVKVVLGGINETAIGKAGDKLFKKYDIKDAVEENVVLRAPTINELVVAMNMGTADTTLITIDKMNLETMDAIQLPLEDNMALIVPIGTTTFTKKADLAGQFVDFVSSDEGKAIFAKHGFPTYPDPAYAGIKP; encoded by the coding sequence ATGCGACGACACAGCACCCTTATCATTCTCACGGCCATCTTCGTCGGCTGTATCCTGTTCGCAGGCTGCACCGGCACCCAGTCGACGGTCACCGCGGATAACACGACCACCGGGTCACCCGGCGAGACGCTCTTCGTCTACTCCGGCGCAGGGCTGAAGGCGCCGATGCAGGAGATCGGAACCGTATTCGGTGAAAAACACGGCGCTACCGTCGAGTGCACCTATGCCGGCTCCGGAGCGCTCATCACCCAGATGGAACTCTCGCAGAAAGGCGACGTCTTCATGCCCGGAGGCACGCCGGACTATGCCATCGCGGTGAACAAAGGTCTCGTGAGCGACGACCCGCAGTACGTCGCCTACCACGTCCCGGTGATCGCCGTGGCGAAGGGCAACCCGAAGAACATCACCTGCATCGAGGACTTCACCAGGTCCGGCGTCAAGGTCGTACTCGGGGGAATCAATGAGACCGCCATCGGCAAAGCGGGCGACAAGCTCTTCAAAAAGTATGATATAAAGGACGCAGTCGAGGAGAATGTTGTCCTCCGGGCACCCACCATCAACGAACTTGTCGTAGCGATGAACATGGGCACCGCCGACACCACGCTCATCACCATCGATAAAATGAACCTCGAGACGATGGACGCCATCCAGCTTCCGCTGGAGGACAACATGGCGCTGATCGTCCCCATCGGCACGACCACCTTCACGAAGAAGGCAGACCTTGCCGGGCAGTTTGTCGATTTCGTCTCCTCCGACGAGGGCAAGGCGATATTCGCCAAACACGGTTTCCCCACCTACCCCGACCCGGCGTATGCAGGGATCAAGCCATGA
- the thsA gene encoding thermosome subunit alpha — MLAGQPIIILRDNVERTRGHEAQRSNIMAAKALAAAVRTTLGPRGMDKMLVSPSGDVVITNDGATILHEISVQHPAAKLVVEVAETQDNEVGDGTTTATVLVGSLMEAAEGLLTQEIHPTVISHGYLLGMNKAMEILDDLAITIGFDDREDLIRIADTAMTGKSIEAVKEKLSEIIVDAVTQVAEKTDSGRIVVDEDDVMIKTQVGERMDDAELIRGTVIAKKRISEQMPRTVTDARVALIATPLEITKTQMKAKIKITSADQVKAFSEQEQEALKRLADTIVGTGANVVLCQKGIADAVQFYLGKKGVMAFENVPEKDMKYAARATCATIVNKPDELAPETLGRAEKVEELGDADLTVLSGCQNAKAVTILLRGSTQLLLDELERAVYDASRVVEDALEDGKFVVGGGSVETELLLRIRDYAAGIGGRAQLAIEAFASAFEVIPRTLAENSGFDPIDKLVALKTAHSEGNRYAGLDVYTGEVVDMKAAGVIEPLRVKTQAIKSGAETASLLIRVDDMMITQSGGAPRME; from the coding sequence ATGCTTGCTGGACAACCCATTATTATTTTACGGGACAATGTGGAGCGCACTCGTGGCCACGAGGCTCAGCGCTCGAACATTATGGCTGCTAAGGCTCTCGCAGCCGCCGTACGCACAACGCTCGGCCCCCGGGGCATGGATAAGATGCTCGTAAGCCCCTCCGGCGACGTGGTGATCACGAACGACGGTGCGACCATTCTTCATGAGATATCGGTGCAGCACCCGGCCGCGAAGCTGGTCGTCGAGGTCGCAGAGACGCAGGACAACGAAGTCGGAGACGGCACCACAACCGCCACCGTCCTCGTCGGTTCCCTGATGGAAGCGGCGGAAGGGCTTCTCACCCAGGAGATTCACCCCACCGTCATATCCCACGGCTATCTTCTCGGCATGAACAAGGCCATGGAGATCCTCGACGATTTGGCGATCACGATCGGATTTGACGACCGCGAGGACCTCATCAGGATCGCCGATACCGCTATGACCGGCAAATCCATCGAAGCGGTGAAGGAAAAACTCAGCGAGATCATCGTGGACGCCGTAACACAGGTTGCAGAGAAGACCGATTCGGGCAGGATTGTCGTCGATGAAGACGATGTGATGATCAAGACGCAGGTCGGCGAGCGGATGGACGACGCGGAGCTTATTCGCGGAACCGTTATCGCCAAGAAGCGTATCAGCGAACAGATGCCCCGCACGGTCACGGATGCACGGGTCGCTCTGATTGCAACGCCGCTTGAGATCACCAAGACCCAGATGAAGGCCAAGATCAAGATCACCTCCGCAGACCAGGTGAAAGCGTTCTCCGAGCAGGAGCAGGAAGCCTTGAAGAGACTCGCCGACACAATCGTCGGCACCGGCGCGAACGTCGTGCTCTGCCAGAAGGGCATCGCCGACGCCGTGCAGTTCTACCTCGGCAAGAAGGGCGTCATGGCATTCGAGAACGTTCCTGAGAAGGACATGAAGTACGCCGCCCGTGCAACCTGCGCCACGATCGTCAACAAACCCGACGAACTCGCCCCCGAGACGCTCGGCCGCGCCGAGAAGGTGGAAGAGCTCGGCGATGCCGACCTCACCGTCCTGTCGGGCTGCCAGAACGCAAAGGCCGTCACAATCCTGCTTCGGGGAAGCACGCAGCTGCTCCTCGACGAACTTGAGCGTGCGGTCTACGACGCCTCCCGTGTCGTCGAAGATGCCCTCGAAGATGGAAAGTTCGTCGTCGGCGGCGGCTCCGTGGAGACCGAACTCCTGCTCCGGATCCGCGACTACGCCGCAGGCATCGGCGGGCGTGCCCAGCTCGCTATCGAGGCATTCGCATCTGCATTCGAGGTTATTCCCCGCACCCTCGCGGAGAATTCCGGATTCGACCCCATCGACAAGCTGGTGGCGCTCAAGACGGCACACTCCGAAGGGAACAGGTATGCCGGCCTTGACGTCTACACCGGCGAGGTCGTCGATATGAAGGCTGCAGGTGTCATCGAACCCCTCCGGGTGAAGACCCAGGCGATCAAGAGCGGCGCGGAGACCGCAAGCCTGCTCATCCGTGTCGACGACATGATGATCACCCAGTCCGGCGGCGCTCCCCGGATGGAGTAA
- a CDS encoding orotate phosphoribosyltransferase-like protein, with protein sequence MSSLDEMIKKAKTLQAEAHSPNQIADELSLSMETVTWLLTQPKDADVPKDVHIDWTAVSGQAALLNDMAMVMLKRFMYLADTGRGQSHTVPDLPDVVVGVEISGVPLATLIAAEEGLNIAIYHPAKHSRGENPAGSLSGTFAGVSGQRCIIIDDVITTGRTLAEAVQYLRRHGATPLAIWVLFDKRGIREIEGVPVHSLFRIARLD encoded by the coding sequence ATGTCCTCGCTCGATGAGATGATAAAAAAGGCCAAAACACTCCAGGCAGAGGCGCATAGCCCAAACCAGATCGCCGATGAGCTGAGCCTCTCCATGGAGACGGTCACCTGGCTGCTTACCCAGCCGAAGGACGCCGATGTTCCGAAAGACGTCCATATCGACTGGACGGCGGTGAGCGGGCAGGCAGCGCTCCTGAACGATATGGCGATGGTAATGCTCAAACGCTTCATGTATCTCGCCGATACCGGGCGGGGGCAGTCCCACACCGTCCCCGACCTCCCCGACGTGGTCGTCGGTGTCGAGATCTCCGGAGTGCCGCTCGCTACACTCATCGCCGCGGAGGAGGGGCTGAATATTGCCATCTATCATCCTGCCAAGCACAGCCGCGGCGAAAACCCGGCCGGCTCTCTTTCCGGAACCTTTGCAGGGGTGAGCGGCCAGCGGTGTATCATCATCGACGACGTGATAACGACCGGCAGGACACTCGCCGAGGCTGTCCAGTATCTCCGCCGGCACGGCGCGACCCCGCTTGCCATCTGGGTGCTCTTCGACAAACGCGGCATCCGTGAGATCGAAGGTGTCCCGGTGCATTCTCTCTTCAGGATCGCAAGGCTTGACTAA
- a CDS encoding NOB1 family endonuclease, with amino-acid sequence MRSVLDASVFFSDLSITGEAYTTPSVVAELVDLRSKCRYEALLATGLVVREPEEHYRSAVETAAAECGDAERLSGTDREILALALELAAVLVTDDFAVQNVAHRLKISTRSIHQRSARPIRWRFRCSGCGRFYREAGECPVCGAAIKRKLK; translated from the coding sequence ATGAGATCCGTCCTCGACGCCTCGGTCTTCTTCTCAGACCTCTCCATCACCGGAGAAGCGTATACCACACCTTCAGTCGTCGCCGAACTCGTCGATCTCCGATCGAAATGCCGCTATGAGGCACTCCTTGCCACCGGACTCGTCGTCAGGGAGCCGGAGGAACACTACCGCAGCGCTGTGGAGACGGCGGCGGCGGAGTGCGGGGATGCGGAGAGACTCTCCGGAACCGATCGGGAGATCCTCGCTCTCGCGCTTGAACTCGCCGCCGTCCTGGTGACCGACGACTTCGCCGTCCAGAACGTCGCCCACCGCCTGAAGATCTCCACCCGGAGCATCCACCAGCGTTCGGCACGGCCGATCCGGTGGCGGTTCCGGTGCAGCGGATGCGGCCGCTTCTACCGCGAGGCGGGCGAGTGCCCGGTCTGCGGGGCAGCAATTAAAAGAAAACTTAAATAG
- the rtcA gene encoding RNA 3'-terminal phosphate cyclase yields MLTIDGSHLEGGGQILRTAVALSALSATPVTIERIRAGRKNPGLAPQHIAAVAAVAAVTDAQTEGLVPGSERIVFSPGKPTRKEVTIQIDTAGSIPLVLQAWLPVALSVGGSLTVTGGTEVAWSPTIEYVDHVLAEVLRRHGANVTIEIEDRGYFPRGGGRVTARVEPSRLSPVTPGGDCPSCGVASCSAGLPDHVARRQADAALQTLAEAGISAVPATFDARRDGASTGSSVTAWAGAKGGIALGRPGLPAENVGMTAAKRLLRELEQPGTVDIYLADQLLVYLAAYGGAYSTHTLSLHAETVCWLLEEFGCPVRCRRSTALTEFEA; encoded by the coding sequence ATGCTGACTATCGACGGATCACACCTGGAAGGGGGCGGCCAGATCCTCCGTACCGCCGTCGCACTCTCGGCACTCTCGGCAACACCGGTTACGATAGAGCGGATACGTGCGGGGAGAAAGAACCCCGGGCTTGCCCCACAGCACATCGCTGCGGTGGCCGCGGTGGCGGCGGTGACCGACGCCCAGACGGAAGGGCTCGTACCAGGGAGCGAAAGAATCGTATTCTCTCCTGGAAAGCCCACCCGGAAGGAGGTTACCATCCAGATCGATACGGCGGGAAGCATCCCGCTCGTCCTGCAGGCCTGGCTCCCGGTGGCACTCTCTGTCGGCGGGAGCCTGACCGTTACGGGCGGGACCGAGGTGGCGTGGAGCCCGACGATCGAGTACGTCGACCACGTGCTTGCAGAGGTCCTCAGGCGTCACGGTGCCAACGTCACTATCGAGATAGAAGACCGGGGCTACTTTCCCCGTGGCGGCGGGCGGGTCACGGCCAGGGTCGAGCCGTCACGCCTCTCCCCGGTAACGCCGGGCGGCGACTGCCCGTCCTGCGGGGTCGCCTCCTGCTCGGCGGGCCTCCCCGACCACGTCGCACGACGGCAGGCCGATGCCGCTCTGCAGACACTCGCTGAAGCCGGGATCTCAGCAGTTCCGGCAACCTTCGACGCACGAAGGGACGGTGCGAGCACGGGGAGTTCCGTTACCGCATGGGCGGGAGCAAAAGGGGGCATTGCACTCGGACGCCCCGGACTTCCCGCAGAGAATGTCGGGATGACGGCCGCTAAAAGGCTGCTTCGCGAACTCGAGCAGCCCGGAACCGTAGACATCTACCTCGCCGACCAGCTCCTCGTTTACCTCGCGGCGTACGGCGGAGCGTACAGCACCCACACGCTTTCGCTCCATGCAGAGACGGTCTGCTGGCTCCTCGAAGAGTTCGGCTGCCCCGTCCGCTGTCGCAGGAGCACCGCGCTCACGGAGTTTGAAGCATGA